In Mastigocladopsis repens PCC 10914, a single window of DNA contains:
- a CDS encoding aromatic alcohol reductase, whose product MTVLVAGATGMLGSKIVSALLDKGNLDVRAMVRSINDTNPEKRKKIDAMKAKGATIVEGDVMKPETLLPLCAGVDVVVSAIGNNEVTVPGQKNLIDAAKQQGVKRFIPSDYSADYRKLDYGDNDNLDKRKEVFEYLQHSGLEYTLVLNGAFMDIITYMPLFDLEHQTFQYWGDGETPLNFTTTDDTAKYVAEAVSDPGLANTALEVAGDTLTAKQLKATYEEATGSKLTEKSLGSIAEMQAWITAKKASASSLNEYVFHQYMYAMVSGKGKLDRIGNARYPHIKPMTVKQFLSKGDS is encoded by the coding sequence TTGACGGTTCTGGTTGCTGGTGCGACTGGGATGCTGGGTTCTAAGATTGTTTCTGCTCTACTCGACAAAGGCAACCTTGATGTTCGAGCAATGGTGCGATCAATTAACGATACCAATCCAGAAAAGCGTAAAAAAATCGACGCAATGAAAGCCAAGGGCGCAACGATTGTCGAAGGCGACGTGATGAAGCCTGAAACTTTGCTGCCGTTGTGTGCAGGAGTCGATGTTGTTGTATCGGCGATCGGTAACAATGAAGTGACGGTTCCAGGGCAGAAAAACTTGATTGATGCTGCCAAACAGCAGGGCGTAAAGCGGTTCATTCCCTCCGATTACTCTGCGGACTATCGCAAGCTGGACTACGGCGACAACGACAACCTGGATAAGCGCAAGGAAGTATTTGAGTATCTTCAGCACAGCGGTTTGGAATATACCTTAGTGCTCAACGGGGCATTTATGGATATCATCACCTATATGCCGCTGTTTGACCTGGAACATCAGACATTTCAATATTGGGGCGATGGTGAAACGCCGCTCAATTTCACGACCACTGATGATACCGCCAAGTACGTGGCGGAAGCGGTGAGCGACCCAGGCTTGGCAAACACCGCACTGGAAGTCGCAGGCGATACTCTGACTGCGAAGCAGTTGAAAGCCACTTACGAAGAGGCGACAGGCAGCAAATTAACCGAAAAATCATTGGGCAGTATAGCCGAGATGCAAGCTTGGATTACTGCCAAAAAAGCGTCAGCCAGTTCACTCAACGAGTACGTCTTCCACCAGTATATGTACGCGATGGTATCGGGTAAGGGCAAACTCGATCGGATTGGAAATGCTCGCTATCCTCACATCAAACCCATGACAGTTAAGCAATTTCTCAGCAAAGGAGATTCGTAA
- a CDS encoding pentapeptide repeat-containing protein has translation MNVDDLLKRYRAGERNFKGVNLIGSYLNGVNLSGASLKGASLSEVDLSTANLVGVDLTEASLVRANLTGANLTGANLSGANLFEAKLTRAILDGAVMKMADLIDADFSAANLQGANLYGAYMMGTLLQGAIMPDGTIKD, from the coding sequence ATGAACGTAGATGATTTGTTGAAACGCTATCGAGCAGGAGAAAGAAATTTCAAGGGCGTAAACCTTATAGGTAGTTACCTAAATGGAGTTAATCTCAGCGGAGCTAGTTTAAAAGGAGCGTCGCTGAGTGAAGTTGATTTGAGTACAGCAAATTTGGTCGGGGTTGACCTGACAGAAGCATCTTTAGTGAGAGCGAACCTCACGGGAGCTAACCTCACAGGAGCCAATTTGAGTGGGGCAAATCTTTTTGAAGCAAAGCTTACAAGAGCCATACTTGATGGGGCAGTCATGAAAATGGCAGACTTGATAGACGCAGACTTCAGCGCTGCAAATCTACAGGGAGCTAATCTGTACGGGGCTTATATGATGGGAACTCTGTTGCAGGGTGCAATTATGCCAGATGGCACAATCAAGGATTAG
- a CDS encoding TenA family protein — protein sequence MTISRELWELNEDIAQACLEHPFVQGIGTGTLKPQKFAYYVGQDAFFLEAFARAYSIAAAKSPDFSVFTTFHSLVGGVLEELKLHEGYAAKWGVSLHSVQPGVATRRYTDFLLATAWGGDVGLTAAAMSPCLRLYAFLGEQLARDGIPNHQYADWIRTYSGADFQPLTQQLEDLVERYATNTALVHSTYRYAMLCERDFFQAAWEYL from the coding sequence ATGACGATATCTCGTGAATTATGGGAACTCAATGAAGATATAGCACAGGCTTGTCTTGAGCATCCCTTTGTCCAAGGCATCGGTACTGGTACTCTGAAGCCGCAAAAATTTGCCTATTATGTAGGGCAAGACGCTTTTTTCTTAGAAGCCTTTGCCCGTGCTTACAGCATAGCTGCGGCTAAATCACCAGATTTCTCAGTATTTACGACCTTTCACTCCTTGGTTGGTGGAGTTTTGGAAGAATTGAAGCTGCATGAAGGTTATGCAGCAAAGTGGGGAGTCAGTTTGCATTCTGTGCAACCTGGAGTCGCAACCCGTCGTTATACCGACTTTTTGTTGGCAACTGCTTGGGGTGGAGATGTGGGTTTAACTGCTGCGGCTATGTCTCCGTGTCTGCGGCTGTATGCATTCCTAGGAGAACAGTTGGCTCGTGATGGTATTCCTAATCATCAGTATGCGGATTGGATTCGTACTTACAGTGGCGCAGATTTTCAACCACTAACGCAACAATTAGAAGATTTGGTTGAGCGTTATGCTACCAACACGGCGTTGGTACACTCAACCTATCGCTATGCCATGCTATGTGAGCGAGACTTTTTCCAAGCAGCATGGGAATATTTATAA
- a CDS encoding pentapeptide repeat-containing protein, with amino-acid sequence MYQQQRQGLLFTLSAVLTGATLLAGVGVYIALKSGETPVAAPDTSVTRSDMTQAPVDTLVPLLADTPVVPIQKQQNELGKNLGGVNWKGKDLRTLKLRHANLGGANLANTDLSGVDLSGAILSGANLANAKLTGVNLSNANLSGANLDNTKLDNANLSGADFRGANLDDANLEGAILKSTILEGANLSGAIMPQGVNSR; translated from the coding sequence ATGTATCAGCAGCAACGCCAAGGTTTACTTTTCACCCTCTCTGCTGTACTGACTGGAGCAACTCTTTTGGCTGGAGTTGGAGTCTACATAGCACTCAAAAGTGGGGAAACGCCAGTTGCAGCACCAGACACAAGTGTTACCAGATCAGACATGACACAAGCACCTGTAGATACACTAGTTCCATTACTAGCAGACACACCAGTAGTACCAATTCAAAAACAGCAAAATGAACTAGGGAAAAACCTTGGTGGTGTTAATTGGAAAGGCAAGGACTTACGGACATTGAAGCTGCGTCATGCGAATCTCGGCGGTGCGAATCTTGCAAATACTGATTTGAGTGGTGTTGATTTGAGCGGTGCTATCTTGAGTGGTGCAAATCTCGCAAATGCTAAATTAACTGGTGTTAATTTAAGCAATGCTAATCTCAGTGGTGCGAATCTTGACAATACCAAGCTTGACAATGCTAATCTAAGTGGAGCCGATTTCAGGGGTGCTAATCTTGATGATGCTAACCTTGAGGGAGCTATTTTGAAAAGTACTATTCTCGAAGGTGCAAACCTCAGTGGCGCAATTATGCCCCAGGGAGTTAATTCTCGGTAG
- a CDS encoding quercetin 2,3-dioxygenase encodes MNAQSKPQSFQVNSAEGHAYWGMGILWIMLATAEDTDGQYSCIEELLPQGPAAPPHIHEAADETFYILEGEATFFVEDQPIKATAGSFVSIPRGTKHAFQIDSETARLLNTYVPAGFEYMIMATTVPAEARTLPPASMPFPNQEQANQALEQVIQKYPAAKTKFLQGFAS; translated from the coding sequence ATGAACGCACAAAGCAAGCCACAATCTTTTCAAGTCAATAGTGCCGAAGGTCACGCTTACTGGGGGATGGGCATTCTCTGGATTATGCTGGCAACGGCTGAAGATACGGATGGACAGTATTCCTGCATAGAAGAACTATTGCCACAGGGTCCGGCAGCACCGCCCCACATTCATGAGGCGGCAGATGAAACCTTCTACATTCTGGAAGGCGAAGCCACCTTCTTTGTTGAAGACCAGCCGATTAAAGCAACTGCTGGATCGTTTGTGTCAATTCCACGGGGCACAAAACACGCTTTTCAAATCGATTCTGAAACGGCACGATTACTCAATACTTATGTCCCCGCAGGTTTTGAGTACATGATTATGGCGACGACTGTGCCCGCAGAGGCGCGCACCTTGCCTCCCGCTTCGATGCCTTTTCCCAATCAAGAACAAGCTAATCAAGCGCTTGAGCAAGTTATTCAAAAGTATCCTGCGGCTAAAACCAAATTCTTACAAGGTTTCGCAAGCTAA
- a CDS encoding pentapeptide repeat-containing protein encodes MKSQILATAAFLTFISLNQTAQAANPEHVRQLLASKQCQNCDLTGAGLVIADLSGANLSGANLAGANLSRANLSGSDLRGANLSGAGLFGANLSNANLIGATLLGADFRNTYLVNAQLNGVSLNNVNLQGAIGIPSQIATHEEFYAWGVAEAQKGNQQQAIDYFNQAIAIKSDYAGAYLARGVVRYQIFDRQGAFQDAQVAEKLFTSQNNSTGIQTAQAFIQELQAPPPDAKVKPAKPNLVDFVGSIGSLLLQFLSF; translated from the coding sequence ATGAAAAGCCAAATTCTAGCCACAGCCGCATTTTTAACTTTTATCAGCCTGAACCAGACAGCTCAAGCAGCAAATCCTGAACACGTTAGACAGTTACTGGCAAGCAAACAATGTCAAAACTGTGATCTAACTGGTGCTGGTTTGGTGATAGCGGACTTATCGGGGGCTAATTTAAGCGGAGCCAATCTCGCAGGTGCTAACCTCAGCCGCGCAAACTTAAGCGGATCTGATTTGAGGGGTGCAAACTTAAGCGGTGCTGGTTTATTTGGTGCTAACCTAAGCAATGCTAATCTCATTGGGGCAACTCTACTGGGTGCTGATTTTAGAAATACCTATCTAGTTAACGCTCAGTTAAATGGTGTGAGTCTCAATAACGTTAACTTGCAAGGAGCAATAGGCATACCATCGCAAATTGCTACACATGAGGAATTTTATGCTTGGGGTGTTGCCGAAGCACAAAAAGGCAACCAACAGCAAGCAATTGATTATTTTAATCAAGCTATTGCCATCAAATCTGATTATGCAGGTGCTTACTTAGCTCGTGGCGTTGTCCGTTATCAGATATTTGACCGACAAGGTGCATTCCAAGATGCCCAAGTCGCTGAAAAATTGTTTACATCCCAAAACAATAGTACTGGAATACAAACAGCACAAGCTTTTATACAAGAACTGCAAGCACCACCGCCTGATGCCAAGGTAAAACCTGCCAAGCCCAATTTAGTTGATTTTGTAGGAAGTATTGGCTCTCTGTTACTTCAGTTTTTGTCATTTTAG
- a CDS encoding ABC transporter permease: MFSNIFNECWLQIELAPVILAQAIVTPEEASVLFSGPKIFVALLSGVVMAFAFQLLFTNFSVAVGISSLGTNSYHSDESESLGGTIRKVETTVGFWALVTASITLFIACFLAVKLSLIESALLGAIIGVVIWSTYFFLLVWLGSSAVGSLIGTVVSTATSGFQGLMGTATAALGASAAQKQMVSTAEEITAAVRRELTSGLDADSIRNTLQSSLASLPVPKFDLKEIRTQFDQLLKDADLQSIADSDVLKNINRQTFVDVISSRTDFSKEDINRIADELEAAWQQSLGWKNPTEQVINLLKSATSEELNSEQLGERLQELVTAGGGNGKQSNGVMKQAITYGLSAVAPAVLNRVNLSEIDFEKLTGQLQKLKNKVQDVDIEKITDQLQKLREQATESIAATPALPHNTIKADVEDYIKNSFPWHLNRITLKDEFKDVIYDPNANPTTVRRELEELNQEYFANLLTQRGDISEARVKEIGSQLESVRAEVLETVQQAEAREKTQDLRSRIENYLRSTGKEELNPEEIERDFAKLLEDPESGFEDLTERFKQFDRDTFVQLLQQREDISEEEANNIVSKLESTRDNVLNRARQLQEQARTKADQLRQRVEDYLRNTNKEELNPEGIKRDFRVLLEDPQAGMSLVRDRALRGSLWEHRLSQFDRDTLVKLLTQRQDLSEEQVNQIIDQLEAVRNSILQAPRKVADTAKEQYEQTLSAIAEYLRKTNLEELNPEGIQQDLAKLLDNPKEGALALRDRLSGVDRETLVKLLSQRGDLSEEQVNRVIDQVQEAIRSIVGAPRRLANRATKQVLDFEANLEDYLRNTNKEELNPESIKRDLQLLLSDPRAGVGSLGDRVSKFDRSTLVALLSQRQDISQEEANRIVEQIESVRSSIVEQFQQIQQRVTSVIDGIFARIRTYLNSLNRPELNYEGIQQDFAKLFDDPQVGFEALRSRLSQFDRGTLVALLSSREDISEEDANRIVNQIEAARDSVLHRAERIQQEVQKRLSAVQEQAKKQGIEAKKAVAGAAWWLFGTALTSLVASAMGGAVAVAGLNFLG; this comes from the coding sequence ATGTTCTCAAATATTTTCAATGAGTGCTGGTTACAAATTGAATTAGCGCCAGTCATATTGGCTCAGGCAATTGTCACTCCAGAAGAAGCATCAGTTCTTTTTTCTGGTCCAAAAATTTTTGTGGCATTACTGTCTGGCGTCGTAATGGCATTTGCCTTCCAATTACTATTTACAAATTTCTCTGTAGCCGTAGGAATTTCATCTTTGGGAACTAACTCCTATCATAGTGATGAGTCGGAAAGCTTAGGCGGTACAATTCGCAAAGTTGAAACTACAGTTGGTTTTTGGGCGCTAGTAACCGCTAGCATTACATTATTCATCGCTTGTTTTCTAGCAGTAAAACTAAGCTTGATTGAAAGTGCGCTTTTAGGAGCGATTATTGGTGTAGTCATTTGGTCTACCTACTTCTTTTTGCTCGTGTGGCTAGGTTCATCTGCGGTAGGTTCCTTAATTGGTACTGTCGTCAGTACTGCAACCTCGGGCTTTCAAGGACTGATGGGTACAGCAACTGCTGCTCTTGGTGCGAGTGCTGCACAAAAACAGATGGTTTCTACTGCTGAGGAAATTACAGCCGCCGTCCGTCGGGAACTTACTTCAGGTTTGGACGCTGACAGTATTAGAAATACGCTGCAAAGTTCTTTGGCTTCTCTACCAGTACCAAAGTTCGATTTAAAAGAAATTCGCACTCAATTTGATCAACTCCTCAAAGATGCAGATTTGCAATCTATTGCCGATAGCGATGTGCTGAAAAATATTAATCGCCAAACATTTGTTGATGTCATCAGCAGTCGTACAGACTTTTCCAAAGAAGATATCAATCGCATTGCTGACGAACTTGAAGCCGCTTGGCAACAATCCTTGGGTTGGAAAAATCCAACCGAGCAAGTCATTAATTTGCTCAAGTCTGCCACTTCGGAAGAACTGAATTCGGAGCAATTAGGTGAACGACTGCAAGAATTGGTGACAGCCGGAGGAGGTAATGGTAAGCAAAGCAATGGTGTGATGAAGCAAGCAATTACATATGGCTTGAGTGCTGTTGCTCCAGCAGTTCTCAACAGGGTAAATTTGTCGGAGATTGATTTTGAAAAGTTGACAGGTCAGCTACAAAAGCTGAAAAACAAAGTTCAGGATGTAGACATCGAGAAAATTACAGACCAGCTGCAAAAGCTTAGAGAACAAGCAACCGAATCAATAGCTGCAACACCAGCGCTACCCCACAATACCATTAAGGCAGATGTAGAAGATTACATCAAGAATTCTTTCCCTTGGCATTTAAACCGCATCACGTTGAAAGATGAATTCAAAGACGTCATCTACGACCCAAATGCAAACCCTACAACTGTCAGACGGGAATTGGAGGAACTCAACCAAGAGTATTTTGCTAATTTGCTGACGCAACGAGGCGATATCAGTGAAGCAAGGGTTAAGGAAATTGGTTCTCAACTTGAGAGTGTTCGCGCGGAAGTTTTAGAAACTGTGCAGCAGGCGGAAGCAAGAGAAAAAACACAAGACCTCCGCAGTCGCATTGAAAATTATCTGCGCTCAACTGGGAAAGAAGAACTTAACCCAGAAGAGATTGAGCGGGATTTCGCCAAACTACTGGAAGACCCAGAAAGTGGTTTTGAAGATTTAACAGAACGCTTCAAGCAATTTGACCGTGATACCTTTGTACAGTTGCTTCAGCAGCGTGAAGATATTAGCGAAGAGGAAGCTAATAATATTGTTAGCAAACTCGAAAGCACCCGCGACAATGTTTTGAATCGAGCCCGACAACTGCAAGAACAAGCAAGAACAAAAGCTGATCAACTGCGCCAAAGAGTCGAAGACTATCTGCGGAATACTAATAAAGAAGAACTCAACCCTGAAGGCATCAAACGCGATTTTAGAGTTTTGCTGGAAGACCCGCAAGCAGGAATGAGCCTTGTGCGCGATCGCGCTTTGCGCGGCTCCCTTTGGGAGCATCGCTTATCACAATTTGACCGCGATACATTAGTAAAACTACTGACTCAGCGTCAAGATTTGAGCGAGGAGCAGGTCAATCAAATTATCGACCAGTTGGAAGCAGTGCGGAATAGCATCTTGCAAGCACCGCGAAAAGTAGCGGATACAGCAAAAGAGCAATACGAGCAAACATTAAGCGCTATTGCTGAGTATCTCCGCAAAACCAATTTGGAAGAACTCAACCCAGAAGGTATCCAACAAGATTTGGCAAAATTGTTGGATAACCCCAAAGAGGGTGCTTTAGCATTACGCGATCGCCTGTCGGGTGTGGATCGCGAAACTTTGGTCAAACTTTTGAGTCAGCGGGGAGATTTGAGCGAAGAGCAAGTTAACAGAGTCATTGACCAGGTACAAGAAGCAATTCGTAGTATAGTAGGAGCGCCAAGACGCTTGGCAAACCGTGCGACAAAACAGGTTTTAGATTTTGAAGCCAATCTGGAAGACTACCTGCGTAACACCAATAAAGAAGAACTCAATCCAGAAAGTATCAAGCGTGATTTGCAATTGCTGCTCTCAGATCCACGCGCAGGTGTTGGGAGTTTAGGCGATCGCGTCTCCAAATTCGACCGTTCTACACTTGTGGCTCTACTTTCTCAACGTCAGGATATCTCACAAGAGGAAGCAAATCGAATTGTGGAGCAAATTGAATCTGTTCGCAGCTCGATTGTTGAACAATTCCAGCAGATTCAGCAAAGAGTGACATCAGTTATTGATGGGATTTTTGCCAGAATTCGCACTTATCTCAACTCACTGAATCGTCCAGAACTGAATTATGAAGGCATTCAGCAAGACTTTGCCAAATTGTTTGACGATCCGCAAGTAGGGTTTGAGGCGTTAAGATCGCGCCTCAGTCAATTCGACCGTGGTACTCTTGTTGCTCTCCTCAGTTCGCGCGAGGATATTTCCGAAGAAGATGCTAACCGCATCGTCAACCAAATTGAAGCAGCGCGGGATAGCGTCCTGCACCGTGCAGAACGCATCCAGCAAGAAGTTCAAAAACGCCTCTCTGCTGTCCAGGAACAAGCTAAAAAGCAAGGTATTGAAGCTAAAAAAGCTGTTGCAGGTGCTGCATGGTGGCTCTTTGGTACTGCACTGACTTCGCTTGTAGCTAGTGCAATGGGGGGAGCAGTAGCTGTTGCGGGGTTAAATTTCCTTGGGTGA
- a CDS encoding general stress protein: MVIGVHKRAVGVFSHRRDAEDALYELRNSGFPIDRVSVIKRDADRNDDIAGAEVRENVGNKSDEGATVGAVSGGVLGGLTGLLVGLGTLAIPGIGPIMLAGATATALATTLAGAGIGAAAGSLLGALIGLGIPEERARVYNERVERGDYLVIIDGTDAEIATAEEILRRRGIEEFGVFNRPNVTTGTAEYVPATAATTGVPNTGFGKTKHAVGYFSHLRDAEAAIHDLRDAGFPLSQISLFHREPVRREPFAGVTVSDRFDAMRLGFPDARARFYNDRIHQGDYVVIVSGTDDDIHRAATILNRHGIQQWEIYDPTVISSTQPVGNTAPLQRNKRAIGVFSHRRDAEAALAELRDAGFPMNQVSLIAKDTNGNNNIAGVNRNLGEGNKADEGAKAGAVTGGALGGLGGLLVGLGALAIPGVGPVIAGGAAATALTTALAGGAIGAAAGGLTGGLVGLGIPENRARVYSDRINKGDHLVIVDGTEDEIRRAEPILKRRGIEEFDIFDAADTNGVHHQSYDRDIRHETPVVHTASTNYSTGYDEDDPAVIIIDRRDETV, encoded by the coding sequence ATGGTTATAGGTGTACATAAGCGTGCTGTAGGTGTGTTTTCTCATCGTCGGGATGCAGAAGACGCACTGTATGAATTGAGAAATTCTGGCTTTCCAATAGATAGAGTATCTGTTATTAAGCGGGATGCAGACCGCAATGATGATATTGCAGGTGCTGAGGTACGGGAAAATGTTGGGAATAAATCTGATGAGGGTGCTACAGTCGGGGCTGTTTCTGGCGGTGTTTTGGGCGGATTAACAGGCTTGTTAGTCGGTCTTGGCACTTTAGCCATTCCAGGAATTGGTCCGATTATGCTGGCTGGAGCAACAGCAACTGCTCTGGCTACAACTCTTGCTGGAGCTGGTATTGGTGCTGCGGCTGGTAGTTTGCTTGGTGCATTGATTGGTTTGGGAATACCTGAAGAACGAGCCAGAGTTTACAACGAACGAGTAGAGCGTGGAGACTACTTAGTTATCATAGATGGTACGGACGCAGAAATTGCCACAGCAGAAGAGATTTTAAGACGGCGAGGAATTGAAGAGTTTGGCGTCTTTAACCGACCTAATGTCACAACTGGGACAGCCGAGTACGTCCCTGCGACGGCTGCAACGACTGGCGTCCCCAATACAGGTTTTGGTAAAACCAAACACGCTGTTGGTTATTTCTCTCATCTACGGGATGCAGAAGCTGCAATTCACGATTTACGAGATGCAGGCTTTCCCTTGAGTCAAATTTCCTTATTTCACAGGGAGCCTGTTCGACGGGAACCTTTTGCAGGAGTTACTGTAAGCGATCGCTTTGACGCCATGAGATTGGGATTCCCAGATGCTCGTGCTCGCTTCTACAACGACCGAATTCATCAAGGGGACTACGTAGTCATTGTGAGCGGTACAGACGATGATATCCATCGCGCCGCTACTATTCTCAATAGACACGGAATCCAGCAATGGGAGATTTACGACCCAACTGTCATTAGTTCTACACAACCTGTTGGTAACACAGCGCCCTTGCAAAGAAACAAACGGGCAATAGGGGTATTTTCTCACCGTCGAGATGCAGAAGCCGCACTTGCGGAACTGCGAGATGCTGGTTTTCCCATGAACCAAGTGTCGCTCATTGCTAAAGATACAAACGGCAATAACAACATTGCTGGCGTGAATAGAAACCTGGGTGAAGGTAACAAAGCTGACGAAGGCGCAAAAGCTGGAGCCGTGACAGGTGGCGCATTGGGTGGTTTAGGCGGCTTGTTAGTTGGTCTAGGCGCATTAGCCATTCCTGGAGTCGGTCCTGTGATTGCGGGTGGTGCAGCAGCAACTGCTTTAACTACAGCCCTTGCTGGCGGTGCTATTGGTGCGGCTGCTGGTGGTTTAACAGGCGGATTGGTTGGCTTGGGAATTCCAGAAAACCGGGCGCGAGTTTATAGCGATCGCATCAACAAAGGCGACCACTTGGTAATTGTTGATGGTACAGAGGATGAAATCCGCCGTGCTGAACCGATTTTGAAACGTCGAGGAATTGAAGAGTTTGATATCTTTGACGCCGCCGACACAAATGGTGTTCATCACCAAAGTTATGACCGAGATATTCGTCACGAAACACCAGTTGTGCATACCGCTTCTACTAATTACTCGACAGGGTATGACGAAGACGATCCTGCTGTCATCATTATTGACCGCCGCGATGAAACTGTTTAA
- a CDS encoding aldo/keto reductase family oxidoreductase, producing the protein MTPTTLPGGTFKLADDLTLTRMGYGAMQLAGPHVFGPPADHDGAIAVLKAVVELGITHIDTSDFYGPHITNQLIKEALYPYPEQLRIITKVGALRDAEGNWPKALAPDQLRQAVHDNLANLGVEALDVVNLRVGGLDAPTPGSIAEPFSVLAEMQEEGLIKHLGISTVNAEQIAEAQSIAPIVCVQNFYNIANRQDDSLVDSLAEQGIAYVPYFPLGGFSPLQSDTLARVAERLHTTRMAVALAWLLQRSPNILLIPGTSSVEHLRENIAGANLQLPDDAIEELNAIAG; encoded by the coding sequence ATGACACCCACTACACTGCCCGGAGGCACATTCAAACTCGCTGATGACCTTACGCTTACCCGTATGGGATATGGTGCTATGCAGCTAGCTGGTCCACATGTATTCGGGCCGCCAGCAGACCACGACGGTGCGATAGCAGTCCTTAAGGCTGTGGTTGAGCTTGGTATTACTCATATCGATACCAGCGACTTCTATGGTCCCCATATAACCAATCAACTTATCAAAGAGGCACTCTATCCATATCCCGAGCAGTTGCGGATCATCACCAAGGTCGGCGCGCTGCGTGACGCGGAGGGAAATTGGCCCAAAGCGCTGGCTCCCGACCAGCTACGCCAAGCCGTTCATGATAACCTCGCCAATCTCGGCGTTGAGGCACTCGATGTCGTCAACCTGCGGGTGGGCGGCTTGGATGCCCCGACTCCAGGTTCGATAGCCGAGCCGTTCAGTGTGCTTGCCGAAATGCAGGAAGAGGGACTTATTAAACACCTTGGGATAAGCACTGTCAACGCCGAGCAAATCGCCGAGGCGCAATCAATTGCTCCGATTGTCTGCGTACAGAATTTCTACAATATCGCTAACCGACAAGATGATTCGCTGGTTGACTCCCTTGCCGAACAAGGCATTGCGTATGTACCATACTTCCCACTCGGTGGTTTTTCACCGCTGCAATCTGATACGCTCGCTAGAGTTGCCGAGCGTCTGCATACGACACGGATGGCCGTCGCTTTAGCGTGGCTGCTACAGCGCTCACCTAACATTTTGCTCATTCCTGGAACATCCTCAGTCGAGCACCTAAGAGAGAATATAGCGGGCGCTAATCTGCAATTGCCTGATGACGCGATTGAAGAGTTGAACGCTATTGCCGGTTAA
- a CDS encoding AraC family transcriptional regulator, with product MKANPSRPRIWRSQYLHSIELVHGFCKSYSLPRHFHEELELGIRQGDGWQFNYRGTMYSVPSDTLVVTQPGEAHYADSTSDRDCTFRGLRVGIDLLQQVATEVAGRKTALPSFPMPLVHDRDLNTQIVQVHQALEQSISQLEQQTLILDLLAQLILRCAENPPCQAKLGEERQPVERIRAYLEEHYSQEVSLEQLAQIANLSSFHLNRSFRKTFGMPPHAYQIQVRILWAKRLLRKEWSIQKVALETGFVSQSHFGSHFKRLECVTPRQYIQDSKNVIKFDA from the coding sequence ATGAAAGCAAATCCGTCACGCCCTAGAATCTGGCGATCGCAGTACCTGCACTCGATCGAGTTGGTGCATGGTTTTTGCAAAAGCTATTCATTGCCCCGCCATTTTCACGAAGAACTGGAACTCGGCATTAGGCAGGGTGACGGCTGGCAGTTTAACTACCGAGGCACGATGTATAGCGTTCCATCAGATACCTTGGTGGTGACACAACCCGGAGAAGCACATTATGCTGATTCTACGAGCGATCGAGACTGCACTTTTCGAGGGCTACGGGTAGGTATAGATTTACTTCAACAAGTTGCAACAGAAGTGGCAGGACGCAAAACAGCGCTGCCATCTTTTCCGATGCCTTTAGTCCATGACCGCGACCTTAATACACAAATTGTTCAAGTTCATCAAGCCTTAGAACAATCCATTTCTCAGCTTGAACAACAAACATTGATCCTGGATTTGTTAGCACAATTAATTTTGCGCTGTGCAGAAAATCCGCCTTGCCAAGCAAAGTTAGGGGAAGAACGTCAGCCCGTCGAGCGCATCCGGGCATATTTAGAAGAGCATTACAGTCAAGAGGTTTCGTTAGAGCAATTAGCACAGATTGCAAACTTGAGTTCGTTTCATCTCAATCGATCGTTTCGCAAAACCTTTGGAATGCCGCCGCACGCTTATCAAATCCAAGTGCGAATTTTGTGGGCGAAACGGCTGCTAAGAAAAGAGTGGTCGATCCAGAAGGTAGCTCTTGAAACTGGATTTGTGAGTCAAAGTCACTTTGGTTCACACTTCAAGCGGCTTGAATGTGTGACTCCGAGGCAATACATTCAAGACAGCAAGAACGTGATAAAATTCGATGCTTAA